GTATTAGTCTTTCTCTTTGCCCATAGGAGTAATTTTCCACTCTTCAACAGAACTAGGGAGAAGGAAAACATTAAAAATCAAAACTGAAGTGGGTGGCACCAATAAAAAGTGCTGGATTGGCAGACAGGTTTTGTAATTGAGTACTAATTATGGAGGGAAAACTTGACACCATCAAACTCATATCACTAATACTGATCTGAAACCAGGCTTCAGTGAGTGAAACTAAAGTGAATTAACCTTTGGTGCCACAAACTGATTCAGTAACTCTTCAAAATATTTCTGCAATGTAATTAGTTCTGCTAAAGtaggtttctgtttgtttgggaAAATCAAACAGTGAATGTATGTgggtgtcatatatatatatatatatatatatatatatatatatatatatatatagacacacacatacatacatatacactgctgtgcaagtcttagacatgttgcctCCAtttgtgttttctactattatagcaaccttgacttgcacataaagaaggaaaaaacattcagtgaaatagctcgcaacactcgattttcaaggtgtggtatctgaaacacacacacatatttattttttatatatatatatatatatatatatatatatatatatatatatatatatatatatatatatatatatatatatatatacacacacacacacacacacacacacacacaccagtttcTCATGCAAACAAATCATATGACAAAAACGTATTGGGTCGATACAAAAGTGTGCCTTGCCATTTTATACAAACCGCCCGCATCTACAGTTATTTTTCTCTCCTTTGTAAagtgtacagacacacacacacacacacacacagataatctGAACTGACTTACCTTCCACCTGTTTCCACattcaacacagaaaacaaatgtggtCATAGGTTCATCAGCGCTACGGGTCTGAACCTGCAAAACATGAACCAGGGAATCagttaattacattaaaaacaactgAGTGCCAATTAGATATATGCACCTTCATTTATCTAATTGGCTCCCAATGTGATGTACATAACGTACATGCTAAATACTGTTAATATCAAGCTTCATCACAATTGCAAAAGCAGTTTTTCAGATACATGGAAACATGTAAAGTATGACGGACAGAAGTACAATCGCCTCCACTACATCGCAGTCACCAGGGATTTAATCCCATGGGGGGACaataatgatgttttttttctgactgcaTCCTCTCATACTCAAGGTACTGAAGAACCTTGATAGGTGAAAGACGTTACGTATTAGATATGACAGTGGTACGCCATTGTACCTGTACGATGCTTATATGCACTTTTGTGAAAATTTTTGGAATTTCTACAATAGAGATTCatataaatcccccccccccccccccccggcccccTGCCCCCGCATCACTTACGCTGACTTGTTCTCATCTGTCTATAGAAGCACATACCTGTGTATATGTACAATTCCTCTTCTTGCATTTCCCACAACAGAACATGTCAGATGGGGTGCCTCCTGTCTTTGCTAGCTGATGCTTTAGGATTGCTTCTTTGGTCAGGTTTTTTCTCATCTCCTTAAGTTCATCGCTTGCCATATCCTGCATGTAagattttttcagatttattttcttcCTGATGAGGCATCAagaagggaataactacacacacccTTAAACTTGCTTGGACACTGGGGGCAAATAacgtaaactgtggtaaatataaatatcacatttaaatcacaaaaatagaACCCACTCTGACATTTTACATATTTGTACAGACTGAAATGCATAAAAGACACTTAATGCTCGGTTAGATTTTCACAACCATGCTTCTCAAATTACAATGATCTCAGTGCTGGCATTTAGATCTTCCACTATTTAGAGCAACTGAATAGAACCCACTGGCTGTATTTTAAGCGCTAACCCTTCAGACAACAAAAATGTAAGCTTGCTGTAGTTCAGACAGAGCGGGACAAACACCCTACCTACTATAAATGGTTTAGTTTGAGAGTACTTACCTACCAGCTTTCTCTTGTCCAATGTCATTCATGCAAACCCTCTCCTGGCAttatgttgctgttttgtttggaACTGGGTTcttgtattggggggggggggggggggggggggctgagggAGGGGTGCTTTTATCCCTAGGATACAGTTCAGGTGAGGGATCAGGCCAAAATGAATGTCTTTCTTACGCTAGCGAATCACCACTGACTCACTCGATCAGCATTAGGCTGGTTGCAGGTAGTCCAGGAGTCAGAGCACAAGTCCAAATCTAATGTAATTTAATGTCAGATTTATTGTCAATGTCATGTGTCAAACTATTGTTGCTTCTAATGTGTCAATTCATCCTGGATGCAGGCCATGCCTCTCGCCAGTCTCGCTAACTGGCTGGGTTGGTACTGGTGCCCATGTGCATCATTGGGAAGGCCATGTCCTCGTTCCACCTGTACCATCACATGGTTGACAGCAGATGAAACCTCCTTCTAACAAGGGTGTCCTAATGTATTTGATGTTATAAATCTGTTGAATAAACCTGCCTACTTCATTTGTTGTCCTGCTGTTTGAATTGTTTTTTCATGGAGAACACCCATGAACATGAGCAGATGTTTTCGCCTCACCTCTGCCGTCATCTTGGCCATTCTGTCTGGAGCAACATTTCCACAAAGGACATTCCTTCTAAGATTGGGGTTTTTAATATCCTTTAGATTTGCGATCCTACTCCGAACCCTGTTTTTGTACTTCATGTCAATGTTTTTGAATTCCCGAAAGATacgtgcagactggtcaaggaaCTTATTAGTTTACTTTGAATTAAATTCCTAGCCTTTTCTCAGAGATCGTCTTTCtctgttgtttaaaaatatattgtattctgatttccacaagtgcacctcatcactacaaaatggcatgcaaacaaacagcaaaattgctacaaaaagttggaaattgttcgagatCCTGAAAAAAACTTTGATCAGACACAAGTTGGcaaacaatttggtgttttctgttctggtgagttgcttcaacattctgttaaatcattttgtgcatgtcttgaatattgctcctgtacaggcaTTCATAATTaaacgtgtgtaggggtgttgtgttaatttagtttgacagttcaTTTATTAATGTTAGTCTGTCTGTTACTTTATATTTATAGTTTACtcacatacacttgcctattgcttttctcttacttctTCTGTTCATTTCCTATGTTGATGCACGTATGTCACAACaagtaatacacatttattttttcaatgattcatattgtgtccggtggtcacctccgtcttaaagaacatttcgactaagagaacactttacttgcttcccgaggggtgttctcttagtcgGAAACTACTATATttcactaggttaaagaaaaataTCAGTTTGTTACTGCTTTACTGCCTAGCTCATTTTCACCCACAGTGTCTTTGTGGCCAGCATCTTACTGACTTCAAAGCTGACTGGGAAGGCAGCCCAGGAAGTGCATGTTAATCTCAAAAGCATGtcttgcaaacagatttatttaacctagtatattcatatatatcatgctataaaactaaaaatacatgtttgctgaaaCTTTAAGATAATGTGTTAGGTATACGTAGAAGATGTGTGAAATGTTAACATAAATTTGACAATCTCTGCTTTGAAGCCTTCAAAGTGCTTCAGATAGAAAGGATATAGTCCTCAATTTGGGCTCCAAGTTCATCACAATCAGCACCAATAGCAATATAGTCATCTGGAAAGAATCAAGAAATATTAATTAGAACATGGGGAACAAAACACATGCAGAACAGTACCGTTGAATACACAGGAAACTCAACTTGTATGTTCTACTTGTATTTAAGGATTGCAAGTTAAGCGTATCTTGAcataaataatacacacacacacactgtatggcccattattattcttttcattaacatcctgacaactttttacacttataaaactttaaagtctgtttcaaagcgcttttcaaaatgccagctctagtgcactgacagtgtaaggattattgccacattgtcaaacgggtaacacagtaataacgatccatgatgtggtacggaacagaaaagccagagcacttgttatatatttttttcttttaaatcactcttcctgcagtgatttagaggacaggtcTCAAACCACAGTGCACTAGCGCTGACATattgaaaagtgctttgaaacagactttaaagttataagtgtaaaaagttgtcagggtgctaacaatgaaaagaaaaattacaggtatgttatttacacagttgtagccACACGTGGGGATGTGcaatgctgtatttttcagaaccccgctatttactctttaaaagCCCTAcacccctgtcacaaagacggccagagtgggtggcgtcagaccagaagcaggaaggaatacagagagacttggggttttggtatagctgagcgcgtgatcgcgctcagcatttaataaacagaacagaaaataaaaaggttgtaacaaaaacacgggacacggcactatacgccaaaataaagagacaaacaaaacagactaaacagtgaacagacaaacggacaaacacggtgagtgaaaacactaattactttgctttgctttcttttctcctctctctcccgttctccactcaccgaacaccaaccccgactgaatgaaaatgtgcatctatatatactgttgtgctgggattcaattactaattaattattaacttgaatcccagcacgtgaattaattctgtgcaaccccatgccacacattatacatattttatctgcacgtgaagtgatgtgccatcctcgtgcctaaatataattatacactttaaacacacgtgaaacacagacccgtttatatcctgtgtaccaatctatacaccaacattaacacacgcaacatacaacacagaacacacaaatgcacacaggggcggggcactttgccacaaccccCCATGTTCGAAAATGTATAATCAACAAATAAAACGTACCCCCTGCTTGAAGAGCATTGGATAACATTTCCCTGCACTTAATCCTCACAGAGTCAGATGTGTTTGGGGCTCGAGGGAAAGTTGTAATCAGAGAATTTACAGGAACATCACCAGCTTCGTCTTTACTGCTCGAGTTACTGCTTGAGCTGCTAGAAGATTAGAATACAACATGCTTTAACAAtcacaaacaaacaggcaaataAATACTCACTGTGTTGCAAGCAATTACCTTAAAACAGTATTGATGGTTCTAGATTATTGATCATATCTTTTATAACATGACTACAGCCTCACATTTCTTCCGtcaggcgtttttttttttcttttccatccTCCAGGTAGGGATAAGGGGTTTGGCACAGACAAACAGGATTTGCTAGAGGGATGTGTGTCCAAGAAATAATTTTATTAAAGTTAAACTTGTTTATCAAAATAGGGTTGAAATATTATGACTATTGTGGGCAGCCACTATAATGCACTCAACATGACTGCAagtaacatgtttattattattattatttatttcttagcagacgcccttatccagggcgacttacaattgttacaagatatcacattattttttacatacaattacccatttatacagttgggtttttactggagcaatctaggtaaagtaccttgctcaagggtacaacagcagtgtgccccactggggattgaacccacaaccctccggtcaagagtccaaagccctaaccactactccacactgctgccccaacagTTTAAATAGTTTGAGGGATGTGTAACATCAATTAATGTTCTGTGGAATGTGCCAGACGGTTCATTGTGAAACTACAATGTGCTACATAATGTgtgtataattaatttatttttatatacatatacattagtgctgggatgaacatgggattttcatgtttggatatttgctatttgctcaatttaaatatttgttcattttcatatatatatatatatatatcatggttTAAGAAAGACCTTTCTTCTCTTGGTTCAGGACTGTTCTGTGAAGAAGATGAAGCAGGTGCAATGGCTGGTAATGAGGAAGGCTCCTTTTTCTTCTCTTCTGGTGGCTTTTCTGCTCCTCCTGGTTCGTCTTCCCAAAAGAAATCAGAACAAAAGAAATAAAGCTCTTGTCAAACAAGGGCTCTGTTTTGAAGTGCAGGAGCTGCattttttacacaaataaaaatagtaatgtgATATAAATCTACCAAGAACCAAATTAAAAGACCTAACAAATCATACATTCCTCCTGCCTAACACACTTTTAAATTGCCATCAAATATTACAAGTGGTTTTACAAACCCTGTGAAATCAACAATTCAAACTTTAACTAAACATACACTACAGCCAATAATGTAtctacactgctgtgcaaagtcttagacatgttcctactctgatgcattatgagcatcaagaatttactcaaagcctccactagtgttttctactattataacaaccttgacttgcataaagaaggaaaaacattgagtgaaatagctcaaaTCACTCGATTTTctaggtgtggtatccgaagcataaatcaacaagtacagagaaacatgaTCTGGAAGGACTGGAAGTCCCAAAAAGctatctaacaaggatgagcaatacttgaagataatatccttaaggaatagaaagaagacaggcgttgaattgacaacagaattggcagaaggcacaggtgtcgttgtccatccatccatcaacagtccaaagcacctttgaccattgttccatagtccaatttctatgttcttgtgcatattttagccttttagtcttctTACCCTTTAAGAGGTATTAgtactgttgatttgatagacaatgacacctgtgtcttctgccagttctgttgtcaatttaaCACTGGTAAATCACCAGAAAGGCTTAGTCTGGTGATCTTCAAACCAGAGTTTgttgacaatttaaaaaatatatatatatatatatattgtcttgTGTTCACTggacgcagacatgcatattcgtAGTAATCTACTACACTGCAGCAATGACCATAAAATgcttgcttgttttaaaaaaaaaaaaaaaaaaaaaactgttctgcaatgTAATAGCATTGATtaacactccagtcctgtaggtggcagcaatacatctcatatttggctttgccaaaaatattaatatttacttttagaccctgtccacactacataaccgatattgagaaccatactcaaaaacattacacactgaagtaccgtttaaTGTTTAGTCAGGCGTAATGCATACAAACACTAACGctattagaatagtttggttacagttcctagcagcgcaatgaacattggaaatgaatatgatagtatcccatcatgcactatattttatttttaaataatgtgttatgccccatattaacagaagttcatattgctaagaaataaaacaagtattatggaaaaaagtaaatgcgaacacacacacacacacgtaatgcAGCATATTTAATACAAACTTGTATTTAAGCTTTTGTAACATTCTTTTTAGATTCTGAAGATGCAGACCGATATCCAGAGTCGTTCATTTAAAATTTTACCGTTTAGTTTAGGAATGCAAGGAAGCGTTCCTAAATACCCAGAAGTGTTGTGAATTTAGGTACGCACACatagtgggtgcgttcacgaagatCATTCTGCGCATATTCTgggcagaatctgaccaatttagccaatgggtgcactcacggagatcattcttagaag
The Acipenser ruthenus chromosome 3, fAciRut3.2 maternal haplotype, whole genome shotgun sequence genome window above contains:
- the tcea1 gene encoding transcription elongation factor A protein 1; its protein translation is MGKREEEEIIRIAKKMDKMAQKKNGSEALDLLKELKNIPMTLELLQSTRIGMSVNAIRKQSTDEEVTSLAKSLIKSWKKLLDEPGGAEKPPEEKKKEPSSLPAIAPASSSSQNSPEPREESSSSSNSSSKDEAGDVPVNSLITTFPRAPNTSDSVRIKCREMLSNALQAGDDYIAIGADCDELGAQIEDCIFREFKNIDMKYKNRVRSRIANLKDIKNPNLRRNVLCGNVAPDRMAKMTAEDMASDELKEMRKNLTKEAILKHQLAKTGGTPSDMFCCGKCKKRNCTYTQVQTRSADEPMTTFVFCVECGNRWKFC